CCTCTGGCGCGCTCGTCTCTATCGACACCCGCACCGACCTGGGCGGCCAGCCCGTGCACCCTCTCACCATGCACCGGTGCGCGGGCCAGGGCATGCCTGCGTGGAACGCGGAGGAGGGCCGGGTGGCCGGGTACGGCGACGCCGTCGTGCACTTTGAGATCCAGTACGAGGCCGTGCGCGCGGACATAGACGCCGACGACATCGCGGCCTTTGCGGCCGCCTACAAACGTCTTCTAATAACCTCACCATAAGACATAAGGGACCCCTTCTATCTCATCTCTATCAATGGGTCCGAACAGGTGGGCTAGAGCCGGCGTTATCATGAGATACTGCAAGGGGGACACGGACTGTGTGCTCCTTGTGCAAACGCGCCCGATGTACAACGCTGGCGTGGGCCGGTTCACGGACCCCGTGTGGGGCTTCCCCAAGGGCCAGCAGCAGCAGTGCGACATAGAGGAGGGCGGCGACGCCACCGACGCGCTCCTGCGCTGCGCCGAGAGGGAGCTGTTTGAGGAGACCGCGCTGGTCGTGCGGCTGTCGCGGGACCACCAAAAGATACGGCTGGGCACCACCAAGTTCATCATGTGCTGGGTGGACTCCATGGCGCCGCTGTCCTACGATCTCATCGCGGACAAACGGGAGATCTCCGCGATCAGGTGGGTGGCGATGTCGGATCTCAGGGCCGGCGTCTTCCAGCTCAACCACTCGCTGCGGGACTTCCTCACCAAGCAGGTGTCATGGCACGTGCCCGACAAGGGCGGTGAGCAGCAGCGGCGGAGGAGCTGCGGATGGCGCGGCGCTCCTATCTGTTGAGCTTGTTGGGGCAGCCCGGCACCGGCTCGGGCGCGAGGATGGCGACGAGCGTGTGCGTGTCGTCCTTGCCGATGGTCAGGTGCACGTACTTGTCATAAAGCAGGCCGTCCTGATCGTCGGCGCTGGCGATGTGCTTCGCCTTCAGCGTGCGGGTCCAACGGTCCCACGACATCCCCTGCGGCAGCTCCACGAGG
This DNA window, taken from Pseudomonadota bacterium, encodes the following:
- a CDS encoding NUDIX hydrolase: MGPNRWARAGVIMRYCKGDTDCVLLVQTRPMYNAGVGRFTDPVWGFPKGQQQQCDIEEGGDATDALLRCAERELFEETALVVRLSRDHQKIRLGTTKFIMCWVDSMAPLSYDLIADKREISAIRWVAMSDLRAGVFQLNHSLRDFLTKQVSWHVPDKGGEQQRRRSCGWRGAPIC